The following proteins are co-located in the Vigna unguiculata cultivar IT97K-499-35 chromosome 9, ASM411807v1, whole genome shotgun sequence genome:
- the LOC114195865 gene encoding transcription factor TCP18-like yields MQSQTSDTFPSHCENEPISCYDPAFYYTRPFSIDSESNPTSKQENNPHLPPLSFFHFPSPPPFEDSQIFLEQHHDFLLQFHHKPPEPEPVNLAAETSVKKNTQTPRKRPAKRDRHSKISTARGLRDRRMRLSLDVAKRFFGLQDMLGFDKASKTVEWLLNQAKAEIHRLAKEKKKQKKSVHRSCSSAGSECEEGVSSLDEVAVSRDEKEAEERVDKAMKRRVKHSRKISAFHPLARECRERARERARERTRQKMRSRGLAEESKPCREEANQNLIQLGSWKPSETAEEFGSKSHSVHPSLDVITEGKEHGYYYTKEHDDDDSLVILSKWSPSLIFNNYGFSHDHQFAEFQSLGKPWET; encoded by the exons ATGCAATCTCAAACTTCGGATACGTTTCCCTCTCACTGTGAAAACGAACCAATTTCCTGCTATGACCCAGCATTTTACTACACCAGACCCTTTTCCATTGACTCTGAAAGCAACCCAACGTCCAAACAAGAAAACAACCCTCACCTTCCTCCTTTGTCCTTTTTCCACTTTCCTTCTCCTCCTCCCTTTGAAGACTCTCAAATTTTCCTCGAACAACACCACGATTTCCTCCTTCAGTTTCACCATAAACCCCCCGAGCCTGAACCAGTTAATCTTGCCGCGGAGACTTCTGTTAAGAAGAATACTCAAACCCCCAGAAAAAGGCCTGCCAAGAGAGACAGACACAGCAAGATCAGCACCGCGAGAGGACTCAGGGATAGGAGAATGAGACTTTCCCTTGATGTTGCAAAGAGGTTTTTCGGTTTGCAAGATATGCTAGGCTTTGACAAAGCTAGCAAGACCGTGGAGTGGTTACTGAACCAAGCAAAAGCTGAAATCCATCGTCTGGCGAAGGAGAAAAAGAAGCAGAAGAAGAGTGTTCACCGCAGCTGCAGCAGTGCTGGTTCGGAATGTGAAGAAGGTGTGTCTAGTCTTGATGAGGTTGCAGTGAGTAGAGATGAAAAAGAAGCAGAAGAGAGAGTGGACAAAGCGATGAAGAGAAGGGTTAAGCATTCTAGGAAGATCAGTGCTTTCCACCCTCTTGCAAGGGAGTGCAGAGAAAGGGCAAGAGAGAGGGCAAGAGAGAGGACAAGACAAAAGATGAGAAGTCGTGGCCTGGCTGAAGAATCAAAGCCATGTAGAGAGGAAGCAAATCAAAATCTGATCCAATTGGGTTCTTGGAAACCCTCAGAAACTGCAGAAGAATTTGGTAGCAAGAGCCATAGTGTTCATCCTTCCTTGGACGTGATCACTGAGGGTAAAGAACATGGCTACTACTACACAAAGGagcatgatgatgatgattctTTGGTTATCTTGAGCAAATGGAGCCCCTCCTTGATCTTCAATAACTATGGATTCTCTCACGAC CACCAATTTGCAGAATTTCAGTCCTTGGGAAAGCCATGGGAGACCTAG